A single window of bacterium DNA harbors:
- the uvrA gene encoding excinuclease ABC subunit UvrA, with the protein MKLSDHDYSSLELKSLIIQGAREHNLKNIDLEIPKKKMVVFTGVSGSGKSSLAFDTIYAEGQRRYVESLSSYARQFLGQMEKPHYDYIRGLSPTIAIEQKAASKNPRSTVGTLTEIYDYLRVFFARLGVQHCYRCGRPIGAQSPEQIVAEVLRLPPKTKILLLAPLVRQRKGEFRDLLTEVQRGGFVRVRVDGQVLELSEIPGLDKKKKHTIEVVVDRLIITDQVKERLTDSVETALRVGKGQLVVSCLADASPDSASRSSSASSSPGGSQQPACQDIPFSEHLACDLCGLSCPELSPQLFSFNSPLGMCRECNGLGTRAEIDPSLIVPDPTKSIHEGALEAIGFTMKNQKGWSYQIFSAIARELGIDLDTPFGQLSREHQQAILYGSGDREFVVNYTGQKFDLDYTTKNEGIIPTLLRRMKQTTSESQKTRYEQYMSDIPCTDCQGTRLRPEARSVRVGGKTLPELTSMSIEHLYGFFDALKVEGSSRALIAAELVKELQSRLRFLLNVGLGYLSLNRSGPSLSGGESQRLRLASQMGTELTGVLYVLDEPSIGLHQRDNQKLLRALLHLRDIGNSLIVVEHDRETIEAADHVVDFGPGAGVHGGEVIFSGPPEMMKKDLNSLTGQYLSGHKEIPVPTTRRSPTGWITIQGASENNLKDIDVPIPLGVLCFVTGVSGAGKSSLIRQILYPAAANRLHNARLAVGRHRGIQGFEQLDKIINIDQRPIGRTPRSNPATYVKVFDLIREVFSWQTEARVAGYGKERFSFNLKGGRCEACSGDGMVRVEMHFLPDVYVPCEVCHGSRFNEATLRITYKGKNIAQVLDMTVEEAMSLFSNHPKILRILQTLSDVGLEYIKLGQPSTTLSGGEAQRIKLSRELARIDTGRTLYLLDEPTTGLHFEDIRKLLIVLNRLVDAGNSVLVIEHNLDTIKTADYILDLGPEGGDQGGRLVAAGTPEEVCRVPESPTGQVLRELVGSGW; encoded by the coding sequence ATGAAATTAAGCGATCATGATTATTCCTCCCTGGAGCTCAAGAGCCTGATCATTCAGGGGGCCAGGGAGCATAATCTCAAAAATATCGATCTTGAAATCCCCAAAAAGAAAATGGTGGTTTTCACCGGCGTGAGCGGTTCCGGAAAATCCTCGCTGGCGTTCGATACTATCTATGCCGAAGGACAGCGCCGCTATGTAGAATCGCTGTCCAGCTATGCCCGCCAGTTTCTGGGACAGATGGAAAAGCCCCACTACGACTATATCCGGGGGCTTTCGCCTACCATTGCCATCGAGCAAAAGGCAGCCAGTAAAAATCCCCGCTCGACCGTGGGCACGCTGACCGAAATCTATGACTACCTTCGGGTGTTCTTTGCCCGCCTGGGGGTACAGCACTGCTACCGCTGCGGACGTCCGATCGGCGCCCAATCGCCGGAGCAGATCGTGGCCGAGGTCCTGCGGCTTCCGCCAAAGACCAAAATCCTGCTGCTGGCACCCCTGGTGCGCCAGCGAAAAGGGGAATTCCGAGACCTTCTGACCGAGGTCCAGCGGGGCGGCTTTGTCCGGGTGCGAGTTGACGGCCAGGTGCTGGAGCTTTCTGAAATTCCCGGCCTGGATAAAAAGAAAAAGCACACCATCGAGGTAGTAGTGGATCGGCTGATCATCACCGATCAGGTCAAGGAGCGGCTGACCGATTCGGTCGAGACCGCCCTCCGGGTAGGCAAAGGGCAACTGGTGGTTTCCTGCCTGGCCGATGCCTCCCCCGACAGTGCATCCCGCAGCAGCAGTGCATCCTCATCACCAGGCGGCAGTCAGCAGCCAGCCTGCCAGGATATCCCCTTCAGCGAGCACCTGGCCTGTGACCTGTGCGGGCTCAGTTGTCCTGAGCTTTCGCCGCAGCTTTTCTCCTTCAACAGCCCCCTGGGCATGTGCCGGGAGTGCAACGGCCTTGGCACGCGGGCTGAAATCGACCCCAGCCTGATCGTGCCGGACCCGACCAAGTCCATTCATGAAGGTGCGCTCGAAGCCATCGGCTTTACCATGAAAAACCAGAAGGGCTGGTCGTATCAGATATTTTCCGCTATCGCCAGGGAACTTGGCATCGACCTTGATACTCCCTTTGGCCAGCTCAGCAGGGAGCATCAGCAGGCTATTCTCTATGGCTCAGGCGACCGGGAATTTGTGGTCAATTATACCGGCCAGAAGTTCGATCTTGATTACACTACCAAAAACGAGGGCATTATCCCGACCCTCCTTCGCCGTATGAAACAGACAACCTCAGAGAGTCAGAAGACCCGGTATGAACAGTACATGAGCGACATTCCCTGCACTGACTGCCAGGGAACGCGGCTTCGGCCCGAAGCCCGCAGCGTGCGGGTGGGAGGAAAGACCCTGCCCGAACTCACCTCCATGAGTATCGAGCATTTGTACGGCTTTTTCGATGCCCTTAAGGTCGAGGGCAGCAGCCGGGCACTGATTGCCGCTGAGCTGGTCAAGGAGCTGCAATCCCGGCTGCGGTTCCTGCTGAATGTGGGGCTTGGATATCTGTCCCTCAACAGGTCCGGCCCGTCGCTTTCGGGCGGCGAGTCCCAGCGGCTTCGCCTGGCCAGCCAGATGGGCACCGAGCTGACCGGCGTCCTCTATGTGCTCGATGAGCCGAGCATCGGGCTTCATCAGCGGGATAACCAGAAGCTCCTGAGAGCCCTTCTCCACCTCCGGGATATCGGCAATTCCCTGATCGTGGTCGAACATGACCGCGAGACGATCGAGGCCGCAGATCATGTGGTTGACTTTGGGCCGGGTGCTGGTGTGCATGGCGGAGAAGTTATTTTTTCCGGCCCTCCTGAAATGATGAAAAAGGACCTTAACTCTCTGACCGGCCAATATCTGTCTGGCCACAAGGAAATTCCGGTCCCCACAACCCGCAGGTCTCCCACAGGGTGGATCACCATCCAGGGGGCCAGTGAAAATAACCTCAAAGACATCGATGTCCCCATCCCCCTTGGGGTGCTCTGCTTTGTGACCGGCGTGTCCGGGGCAGGGAAAAGCAGCCTCATCCGCCAGATCCTCTATCCGGCTGCGGCTAACCGCCTGCACAATGCCCGGCTGGCTGTCGGCAGGCATCGAGGCATTCAGGGCTTCGAGCAGCTCGATAAAATCATCAATATTGACCAGCGGCCCATTGGCCGCACTCCCCGCTCCAATCCAGCCACCTACGTCAAGGTCTTTGACCTTATCCGGGAGGTGTTTTCCTGGCAGACCGAGGCCAGGGTCGCCGGATACGGCAAGGAAAGGTTCAGCTTCAATCTGAAGGGCGGGCGGTGCGAGGCATGTTCCGGCGACGGCATGGTCAGGGTGGAGATGCACTTTCTGCCCGATGTCTACGTACCCTGCGAGGTCTGCCACGGGAGCCGCTTTAACGAGGCAACGCTGCGCATCACCTACAAGGGAAAGAACATCGCCCAGGTCCTCGATATGACCGTGGAAGAGGCCATGTCACTGTTTTCCAACCACCCCAAAATCCTCCGCATCCTGCAAACCCTTTCCGATGTGGGACTTGAGTACATCAAGCTTGGCCAGCCCTCCACTACCCTGTCCGGCGGTGAGGCCCAGCGGATAAAGCTCTCCCGTGAGCTGGCCCGGATCGACACCGGAAGAACCCTCTACCTGCTCGACGAGCCGACAACAGGGCTGCATTTTGAGGATATCCGCAAGCTCCTTATCGTCCTCAACCGCCTGGTGGATGCAGGCAACAGCGTCCTGGTCATCGAGCACAACCTGGATACCATCAAGACCGCAGATTACATCCTCGATCTTGGCCCTGAAGGGGGAGACCAGGGCGGCAGGCTGGTGGCTGCCGGAACGCCGGAGGAGGTCTGCCGCGTTCCTGAATCACCGACAGGTCAGGTGCTGCGGGAATTGGTTGGGAGTGGTTGGTGA
- a CDS encoding AMP-binding protein: MLLHQQFVSVAKKYPGKLSIIDRTTGKQLTFSSALVASLILADKFREYEPGYLGIMIPTSAGCALAILAALMSGRIPVMINYSTGAAYNAEFARKKCGFKTIITSRTLVEKIHCRLVRGMVFIEDIMKSISTADKFKAALKSRLPLPLLLKAIHRGDEDDNLVILFTSGSEKEPKAVQLTHRNIVSNVEGLTEMFGFSAKDRMLANLPYFHVFGQTANLWLPVYHGMTIIAYSNPLDYKTICTIVREEKPTLMAGTPFFFKGYLHKSEPGDFQSIRIALTGADRCPEALRRGFMDKHRIPLLDAYGTTETSPAISANTPEFNRPGSVGRILPNIQVRIENYETGRECAAGEVGRILVRGASVMKGYLHDFEETSLHLRNGWYDTGDMGFMDVEGYLWHVGRLRRFVKIGGEMVSLVRVETILERLLPENVSCCVVEIPDALKGTRIVAAVTRKVDEKRILEQMAELLPNLALPKQFVVIEDLPGLESVKTDFQAVSEMVRARLGK; encoded by the coding sequence ATGCTTTTACACCAGCAATTTGTATCCGTGGCCAAAAAATATCCAGGCAAACTCTCCATCATTGACCGTACTACGGGGAAGCAGCTTACTTTCTCCAGTGCTCTTGTGGCGTCCCTCATCCTGGCTGATAAATTCCGGGAATATGAACCCGGTTATCTCGGCATCATGATTCCGACCTCTGCGGGTTGTGCCCTGGCTATTTTGGCTGCTTTAATGAGCGGCAGGATTCCGGTCATGATCAACTATTCAACCGGAGCTGCCTATAATGCCGAATTTGCCCGGAAAAAATGCGGCTTCAAGACCATCATCACTTCAAGAACCCTGGTGGAGAAGATACATTGCCGCCTGGTCAGGGGAATGGTCTTCATCGAGGATATCATGAAGAGCATTTCCACGGCAGACAAATTCAAGGCAGCGCTCAAGTCAAGATTACCGCTGCCGCTTCTTCTCAAAGCCATCCATCGAGGGGATGAAGACGACAATCTCGTCATCCTGTTCACCAGCGGCAGTGAAAAAGAGCCGAAAGCCGTCCAGTTGACTCACCGGAATATCGTCTCGAATGTCGAAGGTCTGACCGAAATGTTCGGGTTTTCGGCAAAGGACCGTATGCTGGCCAATCTGCCCTATTTCCATGTGTTTGGTCAGACAGCCAACCTCTGGCTGCCCGTCTATCACGGAATGACGATTATCGCTTATTCCAACCCGCTCGACTATAAGACCATCTGCACCATTGTTCGTGAGGAAAAACCGACCTTAATGGCCGGAACCCCATTTTTTTTCAAAGGCTATCTTCACAAGTCGGAACCGGGTGATTTTCAGAGCATCCGCATCGCCCTGACTGGTGCTGATCGATGCCCGGAGGCGCTGCGCAGGGGATTTATGGATAAACACCGGATACCGCTGCTCGACGCCTATGGAACCACGGAGACATCACCGGCCATTTCCGCCAACACCCCAGAGTTCAACCGGCCCGGCAGTGTCGGCAGGATTCTTCCGAATATACAGGTGAGAATTGAAAATTACGAGACCGGCCGGGAATGCGCTGCCGGTGAAGTTGGCAGGATCCTGGTCAGGGGCGCTTCCGTGATGAAGGGATATCTTCATGATTTTGAAGAGACTTCACTGCACCTTCGGAATGGCTGGTACGATACCGGCGATATGGGATTTATGGACGTGGAAGGTTATCTCTGGCATGTCGGCAGGTTGAGGCGATTCGTTAAAATCGGAGGCGAAATGGTCTCGCTGGTTCGCGTGGAAACCATTCTGGAAAGGCTGCTTCCGGAAAATGTTTCCTGCTGTGTGGTTGAGATCCCCGATGCCCTGAAAGGGACCAGAATAGTGGCTGCGGTTACCCGGAAAGTCGATGAAAAGCGCATCCTGGAACAGATGGCAGAGCTGCTTCCCAACCTTGCCCTTCCAAAGCAGTTTGTGGTTATCGAGGACCTTCCCGGTCTTGAAAGCGTCAAGACAGACTTTCAGGCTGTTTCCGAGATGGTGCGCGCCAGATTGGGGAAGTGA
- the cas4 gene encoding CRISPR-associated protein Cas4, with amino-acid sequence MINLTVTDIKQYINCPRIVFFTYFLSLQWPEAEPAPEYQERSRCYQIILEKLEHRRKLGKYHLDEGERVFQPALTSSRLGLSGQPDMIVKSSEGLFPVEFSDTTAPKPSKSSLYPLTAYALLLEDISGVQVSQGFVYLLALQDVEVFHVTGELKEEVLKLVSSIREMLQKERLPGQTKNRGQCTGCTYQNFCADVW; translated from the coding sequence GTGATAAATCTTACGGTTACCGATATCAAGCAGTATATTAACTGTCCGCGGATAGTGTTCTTTACCTATTTTTTATCCCTTCAGTGGCCGGAAGCTGAACCTGCGCCAGAATACCAGGAACGCTCCCGGTGTTACCAGATCATCCTTGAAAAGCTCGAACATCGGCGCAAGCTGGGAAAATACCACCTGGATGAAGGAGAACGGGTGTTTCAGCCTGCCCTGACATCATCGAGACTGGGGTTGAGCGGACAGCCGGATATGATCGTCAAGTCCAGCGAAGGGCTGTTTCCCGTCGAATTCAGTGATACCACTGCCCCCAAACCATCGAAAAGCTCTCTTTACCCGCTGACAGCTTACGCTCTGCTGCTGGAAGATATCTCCGGGGTACAGGTCAGCCAAGGGTTTGTCTATCTGCTTGCGCTCCAGGATGTTGAGGTCTTTCACGTTACCGGAGAGCTCAAGGAAGAAGTGCTGAAACTCGTATCTTCTATCCGGGAAATGCTGCAGAAAGAGCGGCTGCCCGGTCAGACGAAAAACCGGGGCCAATGTACCGGATGTACATACCAAAACTTTTGCGCCGATGTCTGGTAG
- the cas1 gene encoding CRISPR-associated endonuclease Cas1, with the protein MQAKARLKVCSGHPGYSPGPARVYHPRQLALFTSTPDPIPIGIHWEPDEGEEVIIDEGLSMIKNKNSSQLLISGFGVFLEQENERLIVSREGKTVYKFPLHHMNEVIISSRGISISSGLIADLCQRGIRLSLLSSTGRPLAMITSPLLTSTTLIRREQILAFQDQRGVEVSKAILSGKFHNQEKLVLLFHKSLKQKDPQRAEKIQEAARSITVLRGKVKKITGESIDEIRAALLEVEEEGNRMYWEAVRKIIDRKFEFLGRVHQQAAEAIRSMLNYGYGLLYSQIWGAVLQAGLEPFAGFLHVDQPGRSSLVLDLAEEFGQPVVDLPIISQVNLGEINRVHNGLLDPETRESIGQKILERLGSTQISEDREYQIRSIIQIQARHLASFLRGEEGKYKPFRFKW; encoded by the coding sequence ATGCAGGCCAAGGCTAGACTGAAAGTCTGCTCCGGGCATCCCGGCTATTCACCCGGGCCGGCCAGGGTTTACCATCCCCGGCAATTGGCCCTTTTCACCAGCACCCCGGATCCAATTCCCATAGGAATTCATTGGGAGCCTGACGAAGGGGAGGAGGTGATCATCGATGAGGGACTTTCGATGATCAAAAATAAAAACTCCTCTCAACTTCTCATCTCCGGGTTCGGAGTGTTTCTTGAGCAGGAGAATGAACGGCTGATCGTGAGCAGGGAGGGGAAAACAGTCTATAAATTTCCTCTGCACCATATGAATGAGGTTATCATTTCTTCAAGGGGAATCTCCATTTCCAGTGGCCTGATTGCAGATTTATGCCAGCGTGGGATACGGCTCAGCCTGCTGAGCTCTACGGGAAGACCCCTGGCCATGATTACTTCTCCCCTGCTGACATCCACCACCCTTATCCGGCGGGAACAGATTCTGGCTTTTCAGGACCAGCGGGGAGTGGAAGTGAGCAAAGCCATTCTGTCGGGAAAGTTCCATAACCAGGAAAAACTGGTTCTCCTCTTCCATAAATCTCTCAAACAAAAAGACCCGCAGCGGGCGGAAAAGATACAGGAAGCTGCCCGGTCCATCACAGTGCTGAGAGGCAAGGTCAAAAAGATCACCGGAGAGAGCATCGATGAAATCCGGGCCGCACTGCTGGAAGTCGAAGAAGAGGGAAACAGAATGTACTGGGAGGCCGTCAGGAAAATTATCGACCGGAAATTCGAATTCCTGGGCCGGGTTCACCAGCAGGCTGCGGAGGCCATCCGCTCGATGCTCAATTACGGATACGGTCTTTTATATTCTCAAATCTGGGGTGCGGTTTTGCAGGCCGGTCTTGAACCCTTTGCAGGCTTTCTGCATGTTGACCAGCCGGGCAGGTCCTCGCTCGTGCTCGACCTGGCTGAGGAATTCGGCCAGCCGGTAGTGGATCTGCCAATCATAAGTCAGGTGAATCTGGGAGAGATCAACCGCGTGCACAATGGACTCCTGGATCCGGAGACACGAGAGTCCATCGGCCAAAAAATCCTGGAACGGCTTGGATCGACGCAGATCTCTGAGGACCGGGAATATCAGATCAGATCGATTATCCAGATTCAGGCCCGGCATCTGGCCTCTTTTCTCAGAGGCGAGGAGGGCAAATACAAGCCTTTCCGCTTCAAATGGTGA
- a CDS encoding PEP-CTERM sorting domain-containing protein has translation MEEIDMKGYYKIILILSVAIFLLHGSWAQATNITLTGVTDGIFNGMPFDGVLAGSVETDTGYLDGSVVFNTTPINFHPAAWSLSSFLCVVCCNGIGLCPLAPANTTLLYELTDWNYNASRTLFYEDGSQTNMTYEVRNLGGGQVEVNSHWEGTYGGPIDIVSISPWSQLLTPNGPGSITFEGSGECIRTNGDPVRVSWIGEYTYDPTQGTLSLPQIVNVDHSFTWDGTTYTVQGHSFACPIPEPSTIVLFGFGFFGLLGVGGIKKRVRRG, from the coding sequence ATGGAGGAAATTGATATGAAAGGGTATTATAAAATTATACTTATTTTGTCGGTAGCAATATTTTTGTTACATGGATCATGGGCTCAGGCTACAAATATAACATTGACGGGTGTAACAGATGGAATATTTAATGGTATGCCTTTTGATGGAGTTCTTGCAGGAAGCGTTGAGACAGATACAGGTTATTTAGACGGTTCTGTTGTTTTTAATACTACGCCTATAAATTTTCATCCAGCCGCATGGTCATTAAGCTCTTTTCTCTGTGTAGTATGTTGTAATGGAATTGGACTGTGTCCTTTAGCACCTGCTAATACAACACTGTTATATGAACTTACAGACTGGAATTATAATGCCTCAAGGACGTTGTTTTACGAGGATGGTAGTCAAACTAATATGACTTATGAGGTTAGGAACTTAGGAGGAGGGCAAGTTGAAGTTAATTCTCATTGGGAGGGAACATATGGTGGACCTATTGATATAGTCTCCATTTCTCCTTGGTCTCAATTATTAACACCCAATGGGCCTGGTAGTATCACTTTTGAGGGAAGTGGCGAATGTATAAGAACAAATGGCGATCCCGTAAGAGTGTCATGGATAGGCGAGTATACTTATGATCCTACACAAGGCACACTGTCACTTCCACAAATAGTAAATGTAGATCATTCCTTTACGTGGGATGGGACAACTTATACAGTTCAAGGGCATAGCTTTGCATGTCCTATCCCCGAACCCTCCACCATAGTTCTTTTTGGCTTTGGCTTCTTTGGCTTGCTCGGTGTTGGTGGGATTAAGAAAAGGGTTCGGAGAGGATGA
- a CDS encoding biotin--[acetyl-CoA-carboxylase] ligase, whose product MAGILLWGTGLCGRAEETSPDLLSKAAPPGVVDILELSPWFDLSIVREGPKSRCWVSSQCREGPPLIITGSCSSSLDLAWHFHRMGILPVWGSVLSHSQWAGRGQFGRVWLSPPGNIYAAWRLPNPPRPWADMLSLVVGYMIIRGLMSEGISVRLKWPNDLVIDRKKVGGILIEAKRDAIIAGVGINLVSSPEKLQLDDPLALPPISLKAAGYSARLLDLWNRLVLIGQSCCHETIFSGSPERFISYLQPHLAFMGEEVTIDDHRGAGLYRAETVGLDRSGGLLIRVSSGRERVIHSGKIYP is encoded by the coding sequence ATGGCAGGAATTCTCCTCTGGGGGACCGGCCTCTGCGGCAGAGCCGAAGAGACCAGTCCTGATCTACTGTCAAAAGCGGCCCCGCCAGGGGTAGTCGATATTTTGGAATTGTCGCCCTGGTTTGATCTTTCCATCGTCAGGGAGGGGCCGAAAAGCAGGTGCTGGGTATCGTCGCAGTGCCGGGAGGGTCCACCTCTGATCATTACCGGCAGTTGCTCTTCCAGTCTCGATCTGGCCTGGCACTTTCATCGGATGGGTATTCTTCCGGTCTGGGGTTCGGTTCTGTCTCACAGCCAATGGGCGGGAAGAGGGCAATTTGGCCGGGTATGGCTTTCTCCGCCGGGGAATATTTATGCTGCCTGGCGTCTGCCCAATCCTCCAAGGCCCTGGGCTGACATGCTTTCCCTGGTGGTGGGATACATGATTATCCGGGGCCTCATGAGCGAGGGGATTTCGGTCCGGCTCAAGTGGCCCAATGACCTTGTTATCGACAGGAAAAAGGTTGGCGGAATTCTGATTGAGGCTAAACGGGATGCGATTATTGCCGGTGTGGGCATTAACCTGGTTTCAAGCCCGGAGAAATTACAGCTCGATGACCCTTTGGCACTTCCACCCATCTCCCTGAAGGCAGCCGGGTATTCGGCCAGACTGCTTGATCTTTGGAACAGGCTGGTATTGATTGGCCAGTCCTGCTGCCATGAAACGATCTTCTCCGGCTCGCCAGAGCGGTTTATTTCGTATCTCCAGCCTCACCTCGCTTTTATGGGCGAAGAGGTCACCATCGACGACCATCGCGGCGCGGGGCTCTATCGGGCGGAAACTGTGGGGCTGGATCGCAGCGGCGGCCTCCTGATACGGGTATCGTCAGGCAGGGAAAGAGTAATCCATTCCGGAAAGATATATCCTTGA